DNA from Granulicella arctica:
GATCGGAACAACGATGGCCAACCGCTTCGCCGACCTCTTCTGGCTCGCATATTCTCCAGCCCAGTCAAGCTTATATCCGGGAGGCAGCTTGACCTGAGATGTCACCTTGCTGATCGCTTCTTCTACAGCGCCACCGAGATCTCGTCCGCGAACACTGTACTTGATCGCCACGTAGCGCGAGTTCCCTTCCCGATAGATCTCCGATGCTCCATCGACGACCGTAGGTTTCGTCAACTGAGCCAGAGAGACTCGTTCTCCGGATGGAGCGACGAGACGCACATTCTCAATCGCTTCCGGTGTATCGCGATAATCCTTCCCATATCGGGGCACCACATCGTACCGAGCTTCGCCCTGGAGCACTTGAGTCACAGCATTACCACCAACAGCGGTCTCTACAGCATCCTGCACATCCGCCACGTTAATCCCATAGCGCGCAGCAGCAGCCCTATCCACAATGAAGTTCAGGTTGGGCTGGCCAATAACCCGAAACAGGCCAAGGTCTTGGACTCCTGCGATGTGACTCATCACATCGACAATCTGATCGCCCTTCTGCTCAAGCAACTTCAGGTCATCGCCGTAGACCTTCACGGCCAATTCGCCCTTGACGCCGCTGACCGCCTCTTCCATATTGTCGGAGATCGGTTGCGAGAAGTTCCAGATCACTCCAGGCATCTTCTCGAGCTCCCGATCCATCGCCGCGATCAGCTCGTCCTTGTTTTGGCCAAAGATCGGTCGCCAATCCTTCTTTTGCTTGAGATCGACGTAATACTCCGTATCGAAAAAGCCGGTAGTGTCCACTCCATCGTCAGGACGGCCAACCTGGCTTACGACGTCCTTGACCTCGGGAAACGATGCAAGAAGGGGGCGCGCCTCGTTCATCACACGTACACCTTCGCTGGGACCGGTGCTGGGCGCAAGAGTTCCACGGACCCAGATTGCTCCTTCATCCAGGTGAGGCAGGAACTCCGATCCAATGGCTCCGCCCTCAGTAAGAAAGATTGCAAGCAACAATCCCGCGCACGTCGCACCAATCACAATCCAGCGCGATTCTACCGCCCAGAGTGCCGCCGAGCGATAATGCTTCGTCAGAAAATTCATGACAGGGTTGTGCCATTCCTTCGCGCCGTTTTTGAAGAGGAAGCTCGAAAGAACCGGTGCCAGGAACATGGAAAAAATCAGCGCTCCGAGAAGCGCGAAAGCAACTGTCCACGCCATCGGGCGGAAGAGACGACCTTCCACCTGCTGCAAAGTAAAGATAGGGAGGTAGGCGGTAACGATGATGCCGATCGCGTAGAAGACCGGCCGCTGTACCTCGTGCGCAGCCTCCTGCACAACCTCAAGCGTCGTTTTGCTCTTCTCCTGTGGGCGATTCATGTGGCGAACGATGTTCTCCACCATCACGACAGCACCATCGACCACCATGCCGAAATCAAGCGCTCCCAACGAAAGCAGGTTTGCTGGAATATGGCGAAGATCGAGACAGATCGAAGCAAAGAGCAAAGAGAATGGGATCGTCAATGCAACGATGATCGCCCCACGCACATTGCCGAGGAACAGGAAGAGGATGATCATCACAAGGATGATTCCCTCCGTCAGATTGTGCAGTACCGTATGGGTCGTCAGATGGACGAGATCGTCACGGTCGAGGAATGGGACAACCTTGACTCCGGGCGGAAGCAGGCCAGGTTTCGCAGCCACAGCAGGCTTTCCATTGGCCGCAGGTTGCGCATCAACTCCATTCAACTCTTCGACCTTGGCATGAATCCCATCAAGCACTTCGTCGGAGTTCGCGCCTTTCTGCAACAGAACGATACCTTCCACTACGTCCGAATCGTCCATAACGACGCCATCATTACTACGGATGGCCTTGCCGATCTGGCCCAAACGAATCTTCGAGCCCTGCACAACGGTAGCGATATCCTTCACCCGCAGCGCCGTACCGTTCTGCGTCTTGATAAGCGTGTTCCCGATATCGGCAACATTGGTGAAGAGGCCCACGGCGCGAACGTTGATCTGCTGCTGCCCCTCTTCGATGAAGCTCCCACCGGCGTTCACATTGTTTGCTGTCAGCTGTTGCTCGACCTGGCCGATCGTCAATCCATAAGAGACCAGTTTTTCAGGGTCGATACGGACCTGATACTCCCGTGTAATACCTCCAAAGCTCGATACATCCACAACACCCGTGACGGACTTGAACTGCTTCTCCAGGGTCCAGTCCTCAAGGGATTTGAGAGCCATGTTGTCGTAGTTCGGATTCGTGCTAGTCAGGGTATACCAGTAGATTTGCCCAACAGGACTCCAGTCCGTTCCAATTTGCGGTTGCAGCCCGGCAGGCAGAGTCACTCCGGCGATACGTTCAAGAACCTTCTCGCGGTTCCAGTCGTTCGTCGACTCATCGTCGAAGATCAGCATGACGCTGGAGAGCCCCGCGAGCGAGGTCGAACGCAGATGCGTCAGATGAGGGATGCCGTTCATCTGGATCTCGATCGGAACCGTGACCTGCTGCTCTACCTCTTCCGCGGCCCGTCCAGGCCACTGCGTGATGATCTGCACATAATTGTTCGCAACATCCGGATAGGCTTCGACCGGCAGGTTGCGGAACGAAATAATGCCCCATCCAAACAGCAGCACCGCCATCGCGAGGATAAGAAACCGGTTCTTCAGCGCGAAATTGACCAGAGAGCTCATTACTGAGTCACCGTGCTCTGGAGTTCAAGTGCGTTGCTCGCAACTTTCTGTCCTGCCAGCAGTCCCGACTGAACGACCTGGAGACCTCCGGAAACCATATCGCCGCCAACGACCTGCGCACGCATGAAATGACCCAAAGATTCGGCAATATAGACAAAGTCCTGGTCATGCAGATGAACGATCGCGGTCGCAGGCACTACCAGGTGAGGTTCCTGTTTCTGACCGCTGAAGACCGCCGTCACAAACATACCGATCTTCATAAAGCCAGGGTTTTTCACCTGAACCCGAACCTTCGCTGTGCGGATGGACGGATCGAGAATCGGATCGATCTCGCTGATGCGTCCTGTAACCGTTTTGTCTGGATAAGCGCTGAAGTGGATGTCCGCGCTCTGTCCCACGGAAAGGTTCGCAAGGTTGTTCTCATACACATCGCAGACGATCCACACATCGTCGATATTCGCAATCGTGAAGAGGTTCGGCGAGTTGTCGAGTGTCTTCACGCCTGAGGCCTGCGTAATGTTCTGCTCGATGATGACGCCCGACGCCGGAGCATACACATTGACCGAACCGGAAGGCTTCTTGAGGTCCGTGGCGCCCAACACCTTCAGATGTCCTTCCGCCGTCTGTACATCGACCACGGCCTTGTCTTCCGTATCCTGTGCGATCTCAAGCGCACTCTGCGAGATCGCACCCTTGGAATAAAGCAGCTTGGCGCGGTCCAGCTGCACCTTCGCGAGCGCCTCATCCGCTACCGCCTTGCGATAATCCGAATAAGCTTGATCGATATCGTTGCTCTGCACCGTGAAGAGGAGCTGCCCCTTCCTTACCAGATCGCCGATATGCGCATAGATGGCCACGATGCGGCCCGAGGCAAGCGAGATAACCGGGATCACGTGCGTCACATCCGGCTGGACCTGTCCCGTCACGCTCATCGAGGAGGATGTCATTTGGGTCTGCACCGTCACCAGAGGAAACTGCTCCGGGTGATCGACCTTGACAGTATTCACGTCCTGAGACTGTTGCACAACCGTCGGCGGGGGAGCCTCATCCTTCGGATCGGACTTCTTCTTCTCGCATCCGGCGAGCAGGATCAGGGCCAGATTGGCCGCGATGAGAGCGCTTTTCTTCTTCACTGGAGTACCTCTCGGCCGACGGCCTGATTCATCTGAGCAGCGGCTGTTAAGTAGGAGCCGACAAGATTCAAATAGCCGAGCTGGATGCCGCGATAATCATTCTCGGCTTGCAAAAAGTCCAGCAACGAAGCGCCGCCATGCTGGTACGAAAAGGAGATCGTATCTCGGGCCGAGAGCGCGAGGTTCAGGTATTTGTTCTTGTACGGACGCAAAAGACGGAGCTGGCTTTCGACCGTAGCATAGGCCGAGTCCACATCGGCGAAGACCTGCGCGCGTGCCGCGTCAGCCTGCCTTTGCTGTAGATCTATATCGAGCAGCGTGCGCTGCTTTTCGCCCTGGTTGCGATCGAAGATGCGCAGCGGAATGTTCACACTCACACCAATGTAGCTATTCAGCGGATTCGGTTGATGCGCAGCATCAACCCCAAAGGTTGGATCAGTCGAACCGTTTACGACAGCAAGCCGATGGTCGATGCGCGCCTTCTCAATCGTCTGCATCGCAGCCTGCAAATCTGGCCGCACCGAAAGCGCGGTTTGGTGATACGTATCGAGCGGCTGTAGATCATCGCTATACGCGAATGGTCCGACGACATCAAACTGGTCAACCGGCGTCCGATCATTGATCAGCTGTAGTAGCTGAATCTTCGACGTCCGAAGATTCACATCCGCCGCCTCATAATCTGACTCGTACTGCACACGTCCGAGCACCAGCCGATCGTAATCGACCTGTGCAATATCTCCTGCATTGAGGCGATCGCTGCTGACCTGCAAAACATGATCGTAATAATCCAGGTTCTCTTTCGTCAGAGCAAGGATCGCCTTCGACTGCAACACCTGCACAAACGCGGAGCGAAGCGCATAGCTGAGCGTACGTACCAGGTCAGCCTGGCTCGAGGTCGCAATCAGCGTCGCCTGCTTCGCGCTGTCCGTGCGAAGCTCCCTCTTGCGATCTCGCTCATGCAGATAGTTAAAGGTAATGTTCGGGTATGCATTCGAAACCGGCTCATATGGATTCGAATGGAAGAGAGTCAGCTGGTCGACCTGAGCATTGAAGGTAGGATTGGGCCGCAGATGCGCGGTAATCTCCTGCGCACGCGACTCATCAATGCCGATCTCCCCGGCCCGCAGCGTGGGATTGGACTGCTGAAAGCGGTCCTGAATCTGCTGCCAGCTCAAAGGCTGGGTTAATGTCGTGGTCTGCGCCGTGGTCTGCGAGGCCGTATTCGTCGGAACCTGCTGCGCGAACGAGAGTATGCTCCCCGGCAACGCGAGTAGAGAGCCCAGAACGCTCATTCGAAAAATCGTACGAAACAAACTACCCCCCGAAACCTGGAGTACAAGATGGTAGAGCCGTGATCTCATCGAGACCCATTCAGAATCGCATAGCTTGCGTAAAGTATTTGTAAAGATGGCTGGGGGAGCAATTTAGCATACCCCCTCCCCGTATCTATAGACGCTGGAAGAGAAATTTTGTTTCTCATCAATAAATGTTCTTTTCTAATGACCGGGATGGCGCGAGTATACAAGGGGTAGACTGCGCTCATGATACCAAAAGCAGGCACCAAAGGCTGAGCACTCCGTCATCGTGCATTGCCATCTATCCTCCTCAACTCCTCACCTGCTCCCGCAGCAGGTCGTCGATATCGCCCAGCTTGTCCGTCAGGAGATTGAGCTTGTTCGACAGCGCCTGGATCTCCGACTCGGCACGTCGGTTGACGTCGTAGTCCAGTTCACTGCGCAGCCGGTCTTTCGTGTCCTGCCGGTTCTGGCTCATCATGATGACCGGAGCCTGAATCGCCGCCAGCATCGACAGAAAAAGATTCAATAGAATGAAGGGATACGGGTCCCATGCCTTCCCTCGCAACCACTCATTGATCGCCGTATACACGATGAGAATGGCGCCGAAGGTAATGATGAACGTCCACGAGCCGCCGAAACGCGCCACGCTGTCAGCGATCCGCTCGCCGAAGGTCGATTCTTCGTCGATCATATCGTTGGCGTTACGCTGAGCACGCAGGCGTACCAGCTCCTGCGTCGCATGCTGTTGGCGGCCAAGCACGGTCAGCATGTCCATGCCCGCCATCGGCTTGCGCTGGAGCAGTGCTGCGATATCGTCCCG
Protein-coding regions in this window:
- a CDS encoding efflux RND transporter permease subunit, whose protein sequence is MSSLVNFALKNRFLILAMAVLLFGWGIISFRNLPVEAYPDVANNYVQIITQWPGRAAEEVEQQVTVPIEIQMNGIPHLTHLRSTSLAGLSSVMLIFDDESTNDWNREKVLERIAGVTLPAGLQPQIGTDWSPVGQIYWYTLTSTNPNYDNMALKSLEDWTLEKQFKSVTGVVDVSSFGGITREYQVRIDPEKLVSYGLTIGQVEQQLTANNVNAGGSFIEEGQQQINVRAVGLFTNVADIGNTLIKTQNGTALRVKDIATVVQGSKIRLGQIGKAIRSNDGVVMDDSDVVEGIVLLQKGANSDEVLDGIHAKVEELNGVDAQPAANGKPAVAAKPGLLPPGVKVVPFLDRDDLVHLTTHTVLHNLTEGIILVMIILFLFLGNVRGAIIVALTIPFSLLFASICLDLRHIPANLLSLGALDFGMVVDGAVVMVENIVRHMNRPQEKSKTTLEVVQEAAHEVQRPVFYAIGIIVTAYLPIFTLQQVEGRLFRPMAWTVAFALLGALIFSMFLAPVLSSFLFKNGAKEWHNPVMNFLTKHYRSAALWAVESRWIVIGATCAGLLLAIFLTEGGAIGSEFLPHLDEGAIWVRGTLAPSTGPSEGVRVMNEARPLLASFPEVKDVVSQVGRPDDGVDTTGFFDTEYYVDLKQKKDWRPIFGQNKDELIAAMDRELEKMPGVIWNFSQPISDNMEEAVSGVKGELAVKVYGDDLKLLEQKGDQIVDVMSHIAGVQDLGLFRVIGQPNLNFIVDRAAAARYGINVADVQDAVETAVGGNAVTQVLQGEARYDVVPRYGKDYRDTPEAIENVRLVAPSGERVSLAQLTKPTVVDGASEIYREGNSRYVAIKYSVRGRDLGGAVEEAISKVTSQVKLPPGYKLDWAGEYASQKRSAKRLAIVVPITVLLIFFILYMMFGSFKWAMLIMANVAIAPIGGTLALFVTGTNFSVSSGVGFLALFGVSVQTGVIMLEYINQMRVRGHSIEESAVEGAVLRLRPIMMTMLVATLGLLPAATSHGIGSDSQRPFAVVIVGGLISDLIISLFLLPTLYVWLAGPDDILPKLETEFEA
- a CDS encoding efflux RND transporter periplasmic adaptor subunit, yielding MKKKSALIAANLALILLAGCEKKKSDPKDEAPPPTVVQQSQDVNTVKVDHPEQFPLVTVQTQMTSSSMSVTGQVQPDVTHVIPVISLASGRIVAIYAHIGDLVRKGQLLFTVQSNDIDQAYSDYRKAVADEALAKVQLDRAKLLYSKGAISQSALEIAQDTEDKAVVDVQTAEGHLKVLGATDLKKPSGSVNVYAPASGVIIEQNITQASGVKTLDNSPNLFTIANIDDVWIVCDVYENNLANLSVGQSADIHFSAYPDKTVTGRISEIDPILDPSIRTAKVRVQVKNPGFMKIGMFVTAVFSGQKQEPHLVVPATAIVHLHDQDFVYIAESLGHFMRAQVVGGDMVSGGLQVVQSGLLAGQKVASNALELQSTVTQ
- a CDS encoding TolC family protein is translated as MSVLGSLLALPGSILSFAQQVPTNTASQTTAQTTTLTQPLSWQQIQDRFQQSNPTLRAGEIGIDESRAQEITAHLRPNPTFNAQVDQLTLFHSNPYEPVSNAYPNITFNYLHERDRKRELRTDSAKQATLIATSSQADLVRTLSYALRSAFVQVLQSKAILALTKENLDYYDHVLQVSSDRLNAGDIAQVDYDRLVLGRVQYESDYEAADVNLRTSKIQLLQLINDRTPVDQFDVVGPFAYSDDLQPLDTYHQTALSVRPDLQAAMQTIEKARIDHRLAVVNGSTDPTFGVDAAHQPNPLNSYIGVSVNIPLRIFDRNQGEKQRTLLDIDLQQRQADAARAQVFADVDSAYATVESQLRLLRPYKNKYLNLALSARDTISFSYQHGGASLLDFLQAENDYRGIQLGYLNLVGSYLTAAAQMNQAVGREVLQ
- a CDS encoding DUF1003 domain-containing protein produces the protein MACDPEELRHVPLFALLDEDEMAILAAQVELRRFAPRQRIYKIGEAGKNAYIMMSGVVHITTVDEDQQEVLLDEPGHGDFFGFASMLEQTPHHTNAMAMEETHCIEVDRDDIAALLQRKPMAGMDMLTVLGRQQHATQELVRLRAQRNANDMIDEESTFGERIADSVARFGGSWTFIITFGAILIVYTAINEWLRGKAWDPYPFILLNLFLSMLAAIQAPVIMMSQNRQDTKDRLRSELDYDVNRRAESEIQALSNKLNLLTDKLGDIDDLLREQVRS